The Arthrobacter sp. PM3 genome contains the following window.
CGGCCTAGGTCATCGGCTGCTGTACTTGCCCAGTCCTGCATCACATTGACGGCGGATTCATAAGTTGAGACGGGATACCCGTATCTGTAGCTAAACCGTTTGTCGTCCGGACCGGCCTCAGCACGAAGTGTGGCCAGAACTCTATCGTCCACGATGAGGCAAGGGTGACCGGGATCGCCTGCGCCGGCGAAGTAAAGAACCTTGGTGAAGAATGCCGGACCAAGGAACTTGAAGGCGTTGGTGTTGCGCGGCCCCCGCATCGATGTGTATCCGTCACGGGCCGATGTCGAGGCGTCAATGTAGGCACTGCGCAGGATTCCTTCAGCCCGGGGCAGATCCTGGTAGACAGCGTCGATGCGCTTCAGGTTGAGTCGGTGCCGCGTACCGGTTCCCCATGCCACGGCTGACCAAAGAAGTGGCAGCGGGTCTTCAGTTTGCGGCTGCGCGGCCATATTGAAGAGATCGCCTCTTCTGATCCAAGCTCTCCCCTGGGTAGTGACTGAGCCGTCATCGGCGATTCCCGTTAGGGGGTGATTAGCCGTTTCCGGCTGTCGGTTCCACCAGTCCAGACTCACGAGGACTTTGTGGTTGATGATGGCTTCGTCGCGGTTGTGGGTTCGTAGCCACTGAAGCAGTGCAGCTGGTACGGCGGGATTGCTCAAGGCGTGTCCTTACTTCAGGTCGGGAGGGACGGTTCGAGGTGGAACTCAACCGGGGATTTGCGAACCGGATGTGGGTGAGGAGTCGCCTTCGAGAGGCGCTGCAATGCTTTACCAAGCCCGTTCCTGATTCTTTGCAAGCGAAGGTGAAAAGACCTTGGAGTGGACTTGGTTAGTATGGCCGGGCTGCAGTCTGCAGAATAACCCAAAACATCTCGCGACACGCTCCGCGCCGAATCCGGCAACACTCCGGTGGTGGCATTCTTTTATCTGACGACACAAAATGGGGGACAAGATGATCGAAGACTTGCTGCTCGGCGGTCACAAAGGGATTGTGGCAGACCTGCACACGCGGATAAAACAAATTCGCGACGAGGCGTACGACGGCGCCAACATCATTCTCCTACGCGGACCCAGCGGGGTAGGCAAGTCAAGGATTATCCGCGAACTCTACACAGCCTTGTGTGCAGATCAGAACCGTGTTGGTCCCGCGTATTGGGGACCCTTATACCACCCTGGCCCGACGCCGGAATCAGGCGCCAGTGACCCCATGCAAGTCCGCAAAGAACTGGGACCCCGCCCGGAATCGTTCATATGGGCCCCGGGTGCCCTGCCAAACTTCGGCTGGTGGACACTCGACTGCGTGCGCGATTCAGGCGGTAATGCTCTGGACGTCACTCGCACCTTGACAGCGCAACTTGATGCGCATGCATTGCCACTGGCAATCGCCCACCGCAGAAAGTCAGCGTGGACCGAAAAGGCGGCCGGCGCCTGGGAACGTGTTCTCGGAGAAGTCCAGTCGGTGGCAAAGGACGAGGCCGTTGGAGTGCTCGAGGACTTTCTGGGACAAGCATTAAACGTAGCCCTGCCCGGCATCGGACCGCTCTTGGGGTGGGGTGTGAAGGGCGTGGGCGCAGCGAAAGACCGGTACCAGGAAAATCAGCTGCTGAATCGGGAGGTTACTTCGGGTGACTTAGTGGCAAAAGCGGGGCGCAGCCGCGCCGAAGAAACAGCACGGGGGCTTCGGAGCCTTTCCCGTCCGACGCTGCCAGGAGTTGTGGTGATTGAAGATTTGCACCGCATGGACGCTTCCTTCGCCAATTTCCTCGACGCTGCCGCAGAGACTGATTCAAGGAAGCCATTGCTGGTTATCGGGACAGTCTGGCCCGAAGGATTTAGCAACCCGGCCTTCTCCGACTGGTTTAAGAGCCGGGGTGTGCGCGTCTCTGAACTGATTGAGGTTCCGGAACTTCTCGAGGACGATCTCGTTCGCATCTTGCTTGAGTACGCGCCCAACACCAACGTCCCGGACGCTCACGTCATCGTAGAGCGGTTTGGCACTCCTCATTTCCTCAAGCTGTGGCTAACGTGCCGGGGAACTCAAAAGCTCATCAAGAAACAACAAGGTGCCCTTGTCGTTGACGAAACGTTGATGAACGACATCCCCGACGACATCAACGATGTCATGAAGGAGCGGTGGAAGGAGCTTCCAACCGAAGCACGGCAGGCCATTGGACTCGCGGTCGCGGCGCAGCCGCAAGGAGCGGAGCGCCTGCCAAAATTCCTACCCGAAATCATCAACAGTCTGCGTCCACCCGTTGAGCTTCCCGAAGGAAGGTCCATTCAGGAGGGCATGCAATTTGCAATTGATCCCTCGGCCTGGTGCCGCCTTACTCAAGAGGTGGCAAGCCTGCGCGAAGAGAGCCTCCACCGCATCGTCCGGGAACAACTGTTCTCCGGGCCTGATCGGTGGGATGCTGACGAAGTCGAATCCATCCGGGCCTCGGCTGTCGACGCACTCGTTCAATGGGTCGTCCTGAACGTGCCGGTAGACTCTTGGCTGACGTCCCTAGGGCCCGACCCAACGCCAAAGAATGAGGAACGCTCTGCAGCCGCCCCGTCCCACGCAGCAGCCGAATGGCTCATAGACCTTGACCCCGACGGAACAACGCTCGCGCATGGCTGGGCGCACTTGGACCTTGCCAGTCAGCATCGTCATGTCTACGCATATCCGGCGGCGATAGCGGCAATGGAAAAGGCAATGGGTGTCATGCGCCTGAGAACCGGGGATCAAAACGAATTCTTACTCGCACTGCAGGAACTTCTGGCTAACACGTATGCCGAGTCCGGCAATCTGGCAAAGGCCATTGAGATTCAGAAGAGACTGCCTCTAGAGGCAGCAGCAATTCTCGGACCGGAAAATCTGGGGTCCCTAGTTATTCGACGTTCTCTGGCAGATTATCTGACAGACGCCGGAGACTTGGAGGCGGCCTACGAACAACTGCGACCGCTATTGGACGACCACGTTCGGGTTCTCGGCCCCAATCATCCCCACACACTCACCACCCGGGCGTTTCTCGCTGAATGTCTTGCGCAACGCGGACGCCTGAAAGAGGCCGTGGAAATGTTCACGACACTCCTGAAGGACCAAATCAGAATCTTGGGGAAAGACCATCCCAACACACTAAGCACGCGCGGTAGCCTCATCGAACATTCAAAGGTGACCGCAGATAGCGACGAAACGAAGACGGAACTCGAAAGACTGCTGGCCGACCGCACCCGGGTGCTAGGCGAACGCCACCACAGCACGCTGGGGACGCGGCGGGACCTAGCCAACGCGCTTGCTGCACATGGGGATCTAGTCGGCGCTGTCGAGCTAGGAGACTGCTGAACTAATCGCTTTTGAGAGGGGTCGGGCGGGCGCGTGAGCGCTTTGCCCGGCCCTTCGGGCGTGTGCGGGTGGCCGGTTCGGATTCCGTTGGGTGGTCAGTTGTCGGTTTGGGGCGGAGGCCTGGT
Protein-coding sequences here:
- a CDS encoding tetratricopeptide repeat protein; this encodes MIEDLLLGGHKGIVADLHTRIKQIRDEAYDGANIILLRGPSGVGKSRIIRELYTALCADQNRVGPAYWGPLYHPGPTPESGASDPMQVRKELGPRPESFIWAPGALPNFGWWTLDCVRDSGGNALDVTRTLTAQLDAHALPLAIAHRRKSAWTEKAAGAWERVLGEVQSVAKDEAVGVLEDFLGQALNVALPGIGPLLGWGVKGVGAAKDRYQENQLLNREVTSGDLVAKAGRSRAEETARGLRSLSRPTLPGVVVIEDLHRMDASFANFLDAAAETDSRKPLLVIGTVWPEGFSNPAFSDWFKSRGVRVSELIEVPELLEDDLVRILLEYAPNTNVPDAHVIVERFGTPHFLKLWLTCRGTQKLIKKQQGALVVDETLMNDIPDDINDVMKERWKELPTEARQAIGLAVAAQPQGAERLPKFLPEIINSLRPPVELPEGRSIQEGMQFAIDPSAWCRLTQEVASLREESLHRIVREQLFSGPDRWDADEVESIRASAVDALVQWVVLNVPVDSWLTSLGPDPTPKNEERSAAAPSHAAAEWLIDLDPDGTTLAHGWAHLDLASQHRHVYAYPAAIAAMEKAMGVMRLRTGDQNEFLLALQELLANTYAESGNLAKAIEIQKRLPLEAAAILGPENLGSLVIRRSLADYLTDAGDLEAAYEQLRPLLDDHVRVLGPNHPHTLTTRAFLAECLAQRGRLKEAVEMFTTLLKDQIRILGKDHPNTLSTRGSLIEHSKVTADSDETKTELERLLADRTRVLGERHHSTLGTRRDLANALAAHGDLVGAVELGDC